The window TTTCCTAAATGAGCTTCTATTGGTAAGCCGTTGATCGAAGCAAGTACTTCATTGACTCGAATGTAGCGTAACTGTTTATCTAAAAAGCAAATTCCGATCGGCGCTGCTGCTAATAAGGAATCAATTAGATATAATAAGTCAGCTTGACATTCTGGCAGCTTATGACAGAAAAACGGATTGGGAATCGATAAGCTTTCAGTTTCTTGCTCGATCGATGTTTTTATTCGATCGCGTTCTTGCTCGAAGCTACGGGCATAGCGTTCTATCACTTCCGATTTGGAAATTCCGTTTCGAGAAGCTTGCTCTTCTAAAAAACACCATGCTTTCTGCGTCAGCGATAAATTTACTCGCTGTTTTGCTTCTAAAGTCCAATTATTGATAAATTTACCTGTTCGATCGCGCTTCATGGTTATTGCCCGTATACTTACACGGTTGCACCATATTAAATCTCACTTTTGGCGATCGGCAATCTATCTTAAGAGGGGAAAAGATGAAGGATGAAGTGTGAAGTGTGAAGGATGAAGTATGAAAATTAATTGTATTTATCTCCCCATCTCCCCATCCCCCCACCTCCAATCAGCTACCATTATTTTTCAGCCAATTCTTCAGGGAATTTTCCAATTCTGAAGAAAGTTCGATCGGTAAATTGCCAGAACGCAGGTGGAAATCCCTTTGGGGAAAAGGAACTTCCACATTTCGTTCTCGAAAAACTTCATCGATCCGAAAATATAAATCGCTTTTAATTAAAATTTGTTTGCGAGGTTCTCGAATCCAAACCAGTAATTCTAATTTTAGAGAACTTTCACCGAATCCGGTAAAAATTACTCTCGGAGGAGGTTCAGATACTACATCTGGATAATCTTTAGCTGCTTCAACTAATGCTGCTCGAACTTGACTTAAGTTAGCACCATATGCTACCCCAATGGGTAATCTAATCCGAGTGAATACACCTCCATGATTCCAGTTGATCACTTCTTGTTCTAAAAAACGAGAATTAGGCACGATAATGGTCACTTGATCTAAGGTGCGAATTTCTGTACTGCGAACGCCAATTCGCTCCACAATTCCCATAAAATCTCCTACATTGATAAAGTCTCCCACTTGAATTGGGCGTTCAAAAATAATTACCAAACCGCTGACAAATTCTTTAGCAATTCCCTGCAATCCCAAGCCAATACCCACGCCTAAGACACCAGCAAAAATAGTAAGAGAACTGAGGTCTAGGCCCCAGAGTTGTAGCAGTATGAGCGTACCGATAAAAATCATTGCATAATTAGCAATGACGACGATCGTTTCTTGAGAACCTCGATTAATTCCCGTTAGGCGTAACACTCGCGACCGCAATAAATTTTTAGCAGTTTTAGTAACAATTAAAAGACCAGCGAAAAGACCGATTAAAATTAATAACTGAACAACTGAATAAAATTTGTTTCCCAGCGGAATAATTGGAGAAGCCAAACTGTAGATAATGCCATCAATTATGCGTTGACTCCATACCCGCGTTTGGGGAAATTGATTGGTAATATAAAGCGCCGCCGCCAACCATACCGCACCCCGCAGCAAACCGAGTACTAATTTCAGGAAAAATTCGAGAGTGGAAGTTGGTGTTGGAGTTTCGGAAGCAACTTCTCGTTGGG of the Leptolyngbyaceae cyanobacterium genome contains:
- a CDS encoding mechanosensitive ion channel domain-containing protein; amino-acid sequence: MSITPVLAQAKASASINVDGRQLFKVSQLEGFDAQPRADYANQILNRAVASGNPVEVKVVEVNDLPVIKVNSTNLLTVTEKDTPPGVEKEEQAQQWRSSIQMAINLAQEQRRPEYIRQALLTAVGCLLIAIAINYFLSWIWQNWFFQFLPQREVASETPTPTSTLEFFLKLVLGLLRGAVWLAAALYITNQFPQTRVWSQRIIDGIIYSLASPIIPLGNKFYSVVQLLILIGLFAGLLIVTKTAKNLLRSRVLRLTGINRGSQETIVVIANYAMIFIGTLILLQLWGLDLSSLTIFAGVLGVGIGLGLQGIAKEFVSGLVIIFERPIQVGDFINVGDFMGIVERIGVRSTEIRTLDQVTIIVPNSRFLEQEVINWNHGGVFTRIRLPIGVAYGANLSQVRAALVEAAKDYPDVVSEPPPRVIFTGFGESSLKLELLVWIREPRKQILIKSDLYFRIDEVFRERNVEVPFPQRDFHLRSGNLPIELSSELENSLKNWLKNNGS